Below is a window of Jonesiaceae bacterium BS-20 DNA.
AATTGACCCAGGCTCACCGGCTGCATTTTCTAGCGAAGCATCCTGCTCAATCACATGCTTATAGTGGAGGTAAATGGCTTCATCATCCTCATCCTCATAAAATGTCATAAAGAAGAGGCCTAGTTCGCGGAAATGATACACCCCCACAACCTGCCGTTTATGTTCAGTGAAGAAGGGGCTTACCGCCACCATCTCATCATCGGATATTTTCATTTCTTGGTCCTCCCCTATCTACTTCCCTTTCGATTATTGCATTTTGCACACATGAACTGTTCGTTGAGAGTGCTATTGTTACCGCCATTCTTCCTTGCAACAATGTGGTCCCCTTCTAGTTGCTTCATATTCTTCTTCACCCCTTTCATGTTTCTAAGTGGTTTTGCCATTATGACACCACATCTCGGACACGGTGTTCCCACCGCCTTGTCTCTTGCTTTCTTCCTCACTGCTGTTCTTACGAATTTTGCACCCTTCTGCCCTACCTTGGACGATGTGCGAAGGGTATATAGAACTTTTTTGTAGTTTGATGCGATTCTCTGAGTCCCCATAATCAGGCGGGCTGCACGAACCCCCACACCTACCACTGGAACGAAACCAAGTGCCGTCCACGCAATGGTCTCTCTGTGTTTCCACAGGAACTTTCCCGTTCGTTTTGCAATTTTTCGCCAACTGAAATTACCATCAAGGTCGAGTTCATTGATGGGGTCTTGTGGGTAGATGTATGCGGTGGTGTTGCCGCCTGGGACTGGATCTACGCTGGTGAAGTGTCCGGTAATATTGTTGTAGAGGCGCTCTCCCATGAGGATGAGTCCGGTGGTGTCTTGGGCGCGTTCTTTGCCGCCAAGCCAGCTGTAGTTGAGGGATCCTGTTGATCCAGGGTTCGTGATGGTGATGCCATACTCGTCGTACGTACCAACCAGCCCTATGGTCGGGGATTGGTTTGCATCGGTGATGTCAACGGTGGTGGCCACGGACCCCAACGGATCGTTCAGTGTGAGGGTTTTTGTGTTGTCGGTGATTTCGATACCGAGGGCGCCGCCAATGTCCCCGCCATACCAGGTGGTTTTTTCGGGGTTGACTCCGTCGTTAGTGGTTGCCCAGGTGGGGTTGTCTGACCCGTCAGCATAGTACCGATTTGTGGTGCTGGTGCCTGCGGTACTGGTGGTGGTTGAGGTTGATCGGCGTCCTG
It encodes the following:
- a CDS encoding RHS repeat-associated core domain-containing protein; the encoded protein is MTITYFDDDSARSITQNGVTTTYDLDPAGRRSTSTTTSTAGTSTTNRYYADGSDNPTWATTNDGVNPEKTTWYGGDIGGALGIEITDNTKTLTLNDPLGSVATTVDITDANQSPTIGLVGTYDEYGITITNPGSTGSLNYSWLGGKERAQDTTGLILMGERLYNNITGHFTSVDPVPGGNTTAYIYPQDPINELDLDGNFSWRKIAKRTGKFLWKHRETIAWTALGFVPVVGVGVRAARLIMGTQRIASNYKKVLYTLRTSSKVGQKGAKFVRTAVRKKARDKAVGTPCPRCGVIMAKPLRNMKGVKKNMKQLEGDHIVARKNGGNNSTLNEQFMCAKCNNRKGSR